The region TAGCTAATGTTCCGATCAGGAAAGTTGCGTGAGTAATCGGGATGTATTTTTTCAATCCTCCCATGAAACGCATATCCTGCTCGTTGCTCATAGCGTGGATTACAGAACCTGCTCCCAAGAACAACAATGCTTTGAAGAAAGCGTGTGTCATTACATGGAACATAGCTGTTGTATACGCTCCAAGACCTAAGGCAATGAACATAAATCCAAGCTGTGAAACCGTAGAATAAGCCAATACTTTTTTGATGTCGTTCTGACGAAGTGCGTAGAATCCAGCTAAAGCAGCTGTTAAGAATCCGATGAATAAAATTCCTCCCTGAACAGTAGGCGCTAAAGTAAATAAGAAGTTAGATCTTACTACTAAATAAATACCCGCCGTTACCATCGTTGCCGCGTGAATTAACGCAGAAACTGGAGTTGGACCCGCCATTGCATCCGGTAACCAAGTATATAATGGAACCTGAGCAGATTTACCAGTAGCTCCGATAAATAAACTCGCCGTAATAAAGATAATTACGTTTCCGTCCAATTCAAATTTTCCGGCATTCTGTGATACGGTAAGATAATCAACAGCGTTAGTCTGAGAAGCGATCATGAAGATACCGATCAGTAACGCTAGGTCACCAATTCTGTTCATGATGAAAGCTTTTCTTGCTGCTTTACCATATTCCTCGTTGGTATACCAGAATCCGATAAGTAAGTAAGAACACAATCCTACACCTTCCCATCCGATGAATAAGATCAGGTAGTTGCTTCCCATTACCAATAATAACATTGAGAAGATAAATAAATTCAGATAAGTGAAAAACTTATAGAAACCTTTATCGTGACTCATATATCCGATAGAGTACAGGTGAATTAAAGAACCAATTCCTGTGATGATCATGATCATCATTAATGATAACTGATCGATCTGGAATCCGAAATTGATCTGAACTCCGTTTACTCTAAACCATTCAAAAGCTTTTACAATTACAGGCTGGCTTTCGGAATCAAAATTCATAAAAATACTCACTGCGATGCAGAAAGATGCAAAAACCATTGCTGTAGCCAAGCTACCCACAACAATTTTTGGAAGATTTTTTCCGAATAAACCGTTAATAAGAAACCCTAAAAGTGGTAAAAGTACTATTGCATATACTAAATTCTCCATTCTTATCCTCTTAATTTATTAAATATACTTACATCAACAGAACGGGTATTTCTATATAGCATAGCAATAATTGCCAAACCTACCGCCACTTCCGCAGCAGCAACCACCATAATGAAGAAAACTAATAGTTGTCCGTCGCCGTTACCTTTGTATGCAGAAAACGCAGCCAATAAAAGGTTTACAGAATTCAGCATAAGCTCTACACAACCCAAAATAACAATTGCATTTTTTCTCAGCAATACTCCCAAAACTCCCAAACAGAATAAAACTGATGAAAGTATGATAAAGTAATTCAGAGGGATGCTTTGTATAAATGTATTTACTTCTCCCATAATTTTATAAATCTTTTTTACCGATTAATACCGCACCTACGATACCTGCCAAAATAAGAATGGATGCAAGCTCAAACGGTAAAACATATTCATTAAACAAAAGTCTACCCAGATTTTTCGTTAGACCAACTCCTCTGTCTACATTTTCAACTACAACATGGTTGTCCTGAACTCCTCTGAATACCCCTAAAACTCCAATTAATAAAAGACCTGCTGTAAAAACTCCAACAAATTTTAAAGTATTGTTCTTCTTACTTTCGTCTTGTTTATTAAGGTTAAGCATCATCAGGATATAAAGAAATAATACCATGATGGCTCCGGCGTAAACAATAATCTGGATAATCGCAAGGAATTGTGCATTCAGAAGGATGTACATACCCGCAATAGAAAACATTGTAACAATTAATGACAAAATAGCATATAAAGGATTTCTCGCAAATACGAAATACACCGCACTTGCCACTGCTAAAAACGCCACCAAGAAAAATAAAAACTGATCCATTATTTTACCGCATTTTTTTGTTTCTCGGATTGTCTTTCAGTGATATCAATCCTTTCATTTATTTTTTCAACCAATTTATCTTTTCCGTAAATGAAAGAACCTCTGTTGGTTTCCACATCTACCAATCTGTCTGTAAGATAGATGGCTGATTTCGGACAAGCTTCTTCACACATACCGCAGAAAATACATCTTAGCATATTAATTTCATATACTGATGCATATTTCTCTTCTCTGTAAAGGTGTTTTTCTTCTTTAGTTCTTTCAGCAGCAGTCATTGTAATTGCTTCTGCAGGACATGCCACCGCACAAAGTCCGCAAGCGGTACATCTTTCTCTGCCTTCCTCGTCTCTTTTCAGAACGTGCTGACCTCTCCAGATTTCTGCTCTCGGTTTCTGTACTTCCGGATACGAATATACTGCGGGAGCACCTTTCAATACGGTTCTTACAGCATGCTTAAATGTAATCCCCATTCCTGTAAAAATCGCAGGTAAGTAGATTTTTTCAGCAAGGGTCATTTCTTTATTAGAAACAACTTTTGATCTGTTCGTAAGTTTCATTTATTTTAATTTTTTAGGCTGAACTTCCATCCAGCATTTAAAAATATATTCTTATCTCTTAGTTTCCAAATGCTAAAATTACAGCTCCTGTAACCAGCAAGTTTACCAATGCCATTGGAATTAAAGTTTTCCAACCTAAATGCATTAATTGGTCATATCTAAATCTTGGAAGCGTCCATCTGATCCACATGAAGATCAAAATTCCGATTATTGTTTTCGTTAAGAATGCTACGATACTCAAGATACCTGCTGTGTTTTCACCCCAGTGCTGAGTTACCCATTCTATTCCAGGATAGTTGTACCCTCCGAAGAAAAGAACTACCATGAATGCATTGGAAATAAACATATTCACATATTCACCGAACATGTATAATCCTAACTTCATTGATGAGTATTCTGTAGAATATCCTGTTACCAATTCAGATTCACACTCAGGTAAATCGAAAGGGTGTCTGTTGGTTTCTGCTAAAGCGGCTACAATGAAAACAAGGAAAGCAATCGGCTGGTAAAAAATGTTCCAGTTCAGCCCTGAAACCCAAGGAATGAATCCCCAAAGTTTTCCATTGGTCTGGCTAGCTGTAATTTCTTTTAAATCCAAACTTCCTGTCATCATAATGATAGAAAGTAAAGCCAATCCCATTGCCAGTTCGTAAGAAATCATCTGAGAAGAAGCACGGATTGCTCCTAATAATGAATATTTGTTGTTCGAAGCCCAACCTCCGATCATGATTCCGTAAACACCAATTGAAGCCATTCCGATGATGAAAAGTACACCAACATCGATGTTAGCAACCTGAAGATCATAAGAAGTACCTGCAATATTTAAACTTTTACCCCAAGGAATAACCGCTCCCGTGATTAATGAAATAAACATTACCAAAGCCGGTCCCAATACGAAAAGGAATTTTTCTGCATTGGCAGGTGTAAAATCTTCTTTGAAGAAAAACTTTCCACCATCAGCAAGAGGTTGCAGCAATCCGAAAGGTCCAGCTCTGTTGGGACCAATTCTATCCTGCATGATAGAGGCAACTTTTCTTTCTGCCCAGGTAGAGTAGGCCGCAATCGTTAATGAAAGCAGGAAAAGCGCTAATACAAGTATAAGTTTAAATGTAAGTAAATCCATTTTTATTTTTATAGATGTTAGATATTAGAGGTTTGAAGATGGGAGCTAAGCTTTCATTTTCAAATTCACTCATTATCAAATTTTCAAATTATTTTTCGTCTTTTTCACTGATTTCTTTAGCCATCGGATTGTCTAAAACTCTTAGTTCATCTTTAGGCTTTTCATAGTGATTCAATGAAATAACGGAATGTCTGTCGATATGTCTAGGACCTTCAAGGTTCCAGTCGCTTAAGCTCTTTCTTTCGAAACGGCAAGTATCGCAGATGAATTCTTCCACTTCACCCCATTGGTCTTTTCTTGCTGTAACTCTTACGATCTCGTCACCCTTCATCCAAACCGTAGCTTTTCCTGAACATTTATCACATTTGCAAGAGGCGTTCATTGGTTTTGTAAACCAAACTCTGCTTGCAAAACGGGCTGTTCTGTCTGTTAAAGCTCCAACCGGGCAAACGTCGATTACGTTTCCGATGAAATCATTATCCAAAGCTTTATTTAAATAGGTTGAAATTTCAGCGTGATCTCCTCTGAAAAGAATTCCATGTTCTCTTTGACCTGTTAACTGGTTGGCAGCCAATACACATCTTGCACACAGAATACAACGGTTCATGTTCAATTTGATGTGAGGACCAAGATCATCTGCTTCGTAAGTATTTCTTTCGAACTCAGTTCTTGTATTTTCCACACCATGCTCATATCCTAAATCCTGAAGATGACATTCTCCGGCCTGGTCACAAATAGGGCAGTCTAACGGGTGGTTTACCAACAAAAACTCAGTTACAGCTTTTCTGCCTTCCTGAGCTTTTTCAGAAGTAAGATTTTTTACTTCCATACCATCCATTACGTTAGTTCTGCAGCTTGCAACCAATTTTGGCATAGGACGAGGATCCGCTTCAGATCCTTTAGAAACTTCTACAAGACAAGTCCTACATCTCCCTCCACTAGTTTCCAACTTGCTGTAGTAGCACATTGCAGGAGGTACAGATTTTCCACCGATTTGTCTTGCTGCTTCCAAAATAGAAGTACCAGGCAAAACTTCAGTAGTCTGTCCGTCTATAGTTATTTTGAATTTTTTAACCTCTTCGCTCATATTCTATGCTTTTCGCTTATGCTGTTAAAAGCTTTAAGCTCTATTTTAATTATACTTTTTTGTATTAAATGTATATCCGATCCCCGCAAGTACCTGTCCGAAAACAAAATCCTGACGAGCTTTGTCCGGTTTATTGTTTAATGTGGTTTTAATGTCCCACATATTAATGTATCCAGCTTTTGCTTCTGCTCTGATC is a window of Candidatus Chryseobacterium colombiense DNA encoding:
- the nuoL gene encoding NADH-quinone oxidoreductase subunit L — encoded protein: MENLVYAIVLLPLLGFLINGLFGKNLPKIVVGSLATAMVFASFCIAVSIFMNFDSESQPVIVKAFEWFRVNGVQINFGFQIDQLSLMMIMIITGIGSLIHLYSIGYMSHDKGFYKFFTYLNLFIFSMLLLVMGSNYLILFIGWEGVGLCSYLLIGFWYTNEEYGKAARKAFIMNRIGDLALLIGIFMIASQTNAVDYLTVSQNAGKFELDGNVIIFITASLFIGATGKSAQVPLYTWLPDAMAGPTPVSALIHAATMVTAGIYLVVRSNFLFTLAPTVQGGILFIGFLTAALAGFYALRQNDIKKVLAYSTVSQLGFMFIALGLGAYTTAMFHVMTHAFFKALLFLGAGSVIHAMSNEQDMRFMGGLKKYIPITHATFLIGTLAISGFPLLSGMISKDEILVAAFAKNPMYWVLLFILAAITATYMFRLYYLTFHGEFRGTEDQKHHLHESPSNMTLPLIVLAILSVVGGLINLPHFIGHGHYAKLMEWLKPVLTEESFKQMEATLSGVPFGTEMILLGATVLMFFCVWFIVKNTYVNKKKQALPEEQYTGWEKLSAKKLYVDELYNALIVKTVEGLGRGGKMFDKGILDRFVDFVGEGAEDSGKAMKRIQNGNVENYILIMSLAVGIILIVNFILQ
- the nuoH gene encoding NADH-quinone oxidoreductase subunit NuoH encodes the protein MDLLTFKLILVLALFLLSLTIAAYSTWAERKVASIMQDRIGPNRAGPFGLLQPLADGGKFFFKEDFTPANAEKFLFVLGPALVMFISLITGAVIPWGKSLNIAGTSYDLQVANIDVGVLFIIGMASIGVYGIMIGGWASNNKYSLLGAIRASSQMISYELAMGLALLSIIMMTGSLDLKEITASQTNGKLWGFIPWVSGLNWNIFYQPIAFLVFIVAALAETNRHPFDLPECESELVTGYSTEYSSMKLGLYMFGEYVNMFISNAFMVVLFFGGYNYPGIEWVTQHWGENTAGILSIVAFLTKTIIGILIFMWIRWTLPRFRYDQLMHLGWKTLIPMALVNLLVTGAVILAFGN
- a CDS encoding 2Fe-2S iron-sulfur cluster-binding protein; its protein translation is MSEEVKKFKITIDGQTTEVLPGTSILEAARQIGGKSVPPAMCYYSKLETSGGRCRTCLVEVSKGSEADPRPMPKLVASCRTNVMDGMEVKNLTSEKAQEGRKAVTEFLLVNHPLDCPICDQAGECHLQDLGYEHGVENTRTEFERNTYEADDLGPHIKLNMNRCILCARCVLAANQLTGQREHGILFRGDHAEISTYLNKALDNDFIGNVIDVCPVGALTDRTARFASRVWFTKPMNASCKCDKCSGKATVWMKGDEIVRVTARKDQWGEVEEFICDTCRFERKSLSDWNLEGPRHIDRHSVISLNHYEKPKDELRVLDNPMAKEISEKDEK
- the nuoK gene encoding NADH-quinone oxidoreductase subunit NuoK; its protein translation is MGEVNTFIQSIPLNYFIILSSVLFCLGVLGVLLRKNAIVILGCVELMLNSVNLLLAAFSAYKGNGDGQLLVFFIMVVAAAEVAVGLAIIAMLYRNTRSVDVSIFNKLRG
- a CDS encoding NADH-quinone oxidoreductase subunit J, with protein sequence MDQFLFFLVAFLAVASAVYFVFARNPLYAILSLIVTMFSIAGMYILLNAQFLAIIQIIVYAGAIMVLFLYILMMLNLNKQDESKKNNTLKFVGVFTAGLLLIGVLGVFRGVQDNHVVVENVDRGVGLTKNLGRLLFNEYVLPFELASILILAGIVGAVLIGKKDL
- a CDS encoding NADH-quinone oxidoreductase subunit I translates to MKLTNRSKVVSNKEMTLAEKIYLPAIFTGMGITFKHAVRTVLKGAPAVYSYPEVQKPRAEIWRGQHVLKRDEEGRERCTACGLCAVACPAEAITMTAAERTKEEKHLYREEKYASVYEINMLRCIFCGMCEEACPKSAIYLTDRLVDVETNRGSFIYGKDKLVEKINERIDITERQSEKQKNAVK